A stretch of Opitutaceae bacterium DNA encodes these proteins:
- a CDS encoding B12-binding domain-containing radical SAM protein, with the protein MRVLLLYPEFPDTFWSFKHVLKFIRKRAALPPLGLLTIAPMLPENWEKRLIDVNVTPMTDKDLAWADIVLISAMIAQRDSAAELIARCRAAGKILVAGGPLFTVEYNQFPDVDHFVLNEAEVTLPGFLEDFARGEARRVYQTDTLPEVSMTPAPDWGLADLKRYASMSIQYSRGCPFDCEFCSVTAMFGHRPRVKSPAQVLAELDGLWSAGWRGTVFFVDDNFIGNKRSLREDLLPALIQWRKGRRGFTFYTEASINLADDPGLMEQMVAAGFDQVFIGIETPEEASLAECNKRQNRSRDLIADIKRIQRAGLQVQGGFIVGFDNDPPSIFQRQIEFIQASGIVTAMVGILQAIPGTKLYDRLLQQGRLLGNTTGDNVDGTTNFVSRMNVDTLRDGYRRLMDHIYAPGPYYRRIRTFLREFQPSPLPGGMKWRNFRAFMQANIRLGVIGRERFHYWGLLIWTFFRRPRLLTTAVTLSIYGFHFRRCCAGLEA; encoded by the coding sequence ATGAGAGTCCTGCTGCTTTACCCGGAGTTCCCGGATACTTTCTGGAGTTTCAAGCACGTCTTGAAATTCATCCGGAAGCGCGCGGCCCTGCCTCCCCTGGGCCTGCTCACGATTGCCCCGATGCTGCCCGAAAACTGGGAGAAGCGTCTGATCGACGTCAACGTGACCCCCATGACGGACAAGGATCTTGCGTGGGCGGACATCGTCCTGATCAGCGCCATGATCGCCCAAAGGGACTCCGCAGCGGAGCTGATCGCACGTTGCCGGGCCGCTGGAAAAATCCTCGTGGCCGGGGGTCCTCTCTTCACCGTCGAATACAACCAGTTCCCCGACGTCGACCACTTCGTGCTGAACGAAGCGGAGGTCACCCTGCCGGGATTCCTGGAAGACTTCGCCAGGGGCGAGGCCCGCAGGGTCTACCAGACCGACACCCTGCCTGAAGTGAGCATGACCCCTGCGCCAGACTGGGGACTGGCGGACCTGAAACGCTATGCCTCCATGAGTATCCAGTACTCGCGCGGTTGTCCCTTCGACTGCGAATTCTGCAGTGTGACCGCCATGTTCGGACACCGTCCCCGCGTCAAATCCCCGGCACAGGTACTGGCGGAGTTGGACGGACTCTGGAGCGCGGGCTGGCGGGGAACCGTCTTTTTCGTCGACGACAATTTCATCGGCAACAAACGCTCCCTCCGCGAGGATCTGCTGCCGGCCCTGATTCAATGGCGAAAAGGCAGACGAGGCTTCACCTTTTACACCGAAGCATCGATCAACCTGGCCGACGACCCGGGGCTGATGGAGCAGATGGTGGCGGCCGGCTTCGACCAGGTCTTCATCGGCATCGAAACACCGGAGGAAGCCAGTCTGGCCGAATGCAACAAGCGTCAGAACCGAAGCCGTGATCTCATCGCCGACATCAAGCGCATCCAACGTGCCGGGCTTCAGGTCCAGGGCGGCTTCATCGTGGGATTCGACAACGATCCGCCGTCCATTTTCCAGCGCCAGATCGAGTTCATCCAGGCAAGCGGGATTGTCACCGCCATGGTCGGAATCCTGCAGGCAATCCCCGGAACCAAGCTATATGACCGCCTCTTGCAGCAGGGTCGACTCCTTGGCAACACGACGGGCGACAACGTGGATGGCACGACGAACTTTGTTTCCCGGATGAACGTCGACACACTCCGCGACGGATACCGCCGACTGATGGACCATATCTATGCACCGGGTCCCTATTACCGGCGCATCCGCACCTTTCTGAGGGAGTTTCAGCCCTCACCTCTTCCCGGCGGGATGAAGTGGCGAAACTTCCGCGCCTTCATGCAGGCCAACATCCGGCTCGGAGTGATCGGTCGCGAGCGGTTTCACTATTGGGGACTTCTCATCTGGACCTTCTTTCGCCGACCCCGCCTGCTGACAACGGCCGTAACGCTTTCGATCTACGGTTTCCACTTCCGGCGCTGCTGCGCCGGACTGGAAGCCTGA